The window ATAGGATATACCAATGCGAAGCAGCTGCAAAAGCGCCTTCACATGTTCCAAATAACCAAACATGATTTTATTGCGGCCTTAAAGACCGTCATGCAGGAGGAAGCCGATGAATAAAGATATTGCGACACCCATCAGAACGAAGGAAATACTGAAGAAATACGGTTTCTCTTTTAAAAAGAGCTTAGGGCAGAACTTTTTAATTGATACAAATATACTCGATCGTATTGTCGATCACGCAGAGGTGACGGATGAGACCGGCGTGATTGAGATTGGGCCTGGTATCGGTGCATTGACCGAGCAGCTCGCTAAGCGTGCAAAGAAAGTCACTGCTTTTGAAATCGATCAGCGTTTATTGCCCATTTTAAACGATACGCTTTCTCCATATGATAATGTCACGATCATTCATCAAGACGTATTAAAGGCAGATGTGAGGAAGGTCATTGAGGAAAATTTTGCTGACTGTAAAGAAGTGATGGTTGTCGCCAACCTTCCATATTACGTGACGACACCGATTATTATGAAACTGCTTGAAGAAAACCTTCCATTGAAAGGGATTGTGGTCATGCTGCAAAAAGAAGTAGCAGATCGTATGGCAGCAGTCCCTTCATCAAAGGAATACAATTCGCTGTCTATCGCAGTTCAATACTATACGGAAGCGAAAACAGTAATGGTTGTGCCTAAAACTGTTTTTGTTCCACAGCCTAATGTGGATTCGGCTGTGATTAAACTAACCGTTCGTGAAACGCCTGCTGTCTCAGTAGAAAATGATGTTTTTTTCTTTCAATTGATCCGTGCGAGCTTTGGTCAGCGCCGAAAAACATTGATGAATAATCTCATGAACAATTTACCTGATGGAAAAAAACATAAAGCCATCATCGAAGAAGCACTTCAAACAGCAGACATTGATGGAAAGCGCCGCGGCGAGTCATTATCCATTGAGGAATTTGCCCGTTTGTCGAACGTTTTACAAAAAGCCCTGTCTTAAGGGCTTTTTTCTTTTGTTTTTCACCACTTTGTTCGTTCGGGCATAGGCTAGAAAGAACAGCACACATGAAAGAAGAACATATTTTAGCGTAAGACGATACCAACAGGATATGAGCCTGATTGTGGAGTGAAAAGCATGCAATTTCAAATAGGAGATATGGTGACAAGGGCATCCTATCAAATGGATATTATGTTTCGAATCATTCGAATTGATGAGACCGATCAGCACGAAGCCACCGCCATATTGCATGGGAATGAAGTGAGGCTGATTGCAGATGCCAAGGTGTCAGATCTCGTCAAGATTCAAAAAGAGGAACAGCTGACTAGAGAGAAGGATGACGAGCGAAAAATCAATGAATCGCTCGATTTACTAAGACAGGATTATCAGCTGCTGCGGGAAAAACAAGAGTATTATACTTCTGGACAATATCAGCATCAAGAGCAGTATTTTCACATGCCTGGAAAGGTCCTTCATTTAGATGGAGATGCTTCATACTTAAAGAAATGCTTAGATGTATATGAACGAATTGGTGTACCTGTGTATGGTGTACATTGCCATGAGAAGAAAATGCCAAGCATGATTGACTCGTTAATTGATCAATATCGACCTGATATTTTGGTCATCACAGGACATGATGCGTATTCCAAGCAAAAGGGCGGCGTACATGATATCGGTGCCTATCGCCATTCTCGTCATTTCGTTGAAACGGTTCAAAAAGCAAGACGGAAAATTCCTCATTTAGATCAGCTTGTGATCTTTGCAGGTGCCTGTCAATCTCATTTTGAATCATTGATCCAAGCAGGTGCCAATTTTGCGAGCTCGCCTTCACGTGTGAATATCCATGCGCTCGACCCCGTCTATATCGTTGCGAAGATCAGCTTCACTCCATTTGTAGATCGAATCAACGTGTGGGATGTGCTCCGAAATACATTAACAAGAGAAAAAGGCCTCGGAGGCATCGAGACGAAGGGTGTTCTAAGGGTAGGTATGCCATATAAAAGAGACCATGAATCGACATAACCCGACTGATTTCAGTCTGGTTTTTTTTATGTTCAAAAAGAAATTTCAAAAGGATACATAATTCACCGGAATTTGAGAAAAATAGGGAGAAGAAAAGGTAGAAGTTTGTCAAAATTATTTTGTTGACAATGGCTCGTGTTCGTTGATATAATTTAATTTTTATTTGACAAAAACGGGCCGTTGTTGTATAATTATCTCAGTGAGGTGGATGCAATGGCGAAGACTTTGTCCGACATCAAAAGATCGCTTGATGGTAACTTAGGTAAACGTTTGACGTTAAAGGCTAACGGGGGCCGCCGTAAAACAATTGAGCGTTCGGGCATTTTAGCTGAAACGTACCCTTCTGTATTTGTGATTCAATTAGATCAAGATGAGAATTCGTTTGAAAGAGTTTCTTATAGTTATGCAGATATACTGACTGAGACGGTCGAATTAACGTTCGATGATACCGCTAGCTCAGTCGCCTATTAATGGGCAGTGAACTTCTTGTTTACTGCTTTTTGTTTTGCCTTTTTTTCTGAATGGGAGTCTGTCCATTTTTTGAAAGGGGTAAAAGGAAGGAATCGATACAAAATAAGAAAGCCACACAAGCAGTGGCACTGATTCGAATTCTCGACTAAAGGGGCTGTTTCGTTTGGGTAGACGCCGAGGCATTATGTCAGATGAGTTCAAATACGAGCTGGCGAAGGATCTTGGATTTTATGATACCGTCAAAAATGGAGGCTGGGGAGAGATTCGTGCGCGTGACGCAGGTAATATGGTCAAACGTGCCATTGAATTAGCTCAACAGCACATGGCTCAGGATGAGAATCAACGATAGAAAAACGGTCAGGGATACCTCGGGTGTCTCTGGCTTTTTTTGATGAAAAAGTCAGTGTGCTCGGCGTAAAAGCCTATATTCATCAGATCCATCAAATGTGATACAATATTGATACTTATGTTTAGATGGAGAAGTAGGTGAAATGTTTGCGTATTTTAGAAAAAGCACCGGCAAAAATTAATCTCTCACTTGATGTTCATGGAAAAAGACCGGATGGATATCACGAAGTGGAGATGGTGATGACAACAATAGACCTTGCAGATCGACTAGAGCTGACGGAGCTGGACAAGGATGAAATCCGTGTATCATCTCATAATCGATTCGTGCCAGATGATCAGCGTAATTTGGCTTATCAGGCGGCTAAATTACTCAAAACAAGGTTCGGTATTCAAAAAGGTGTATCAATTGTCATCACAAAAGCAATTCCAGTCGCAGCAGGTTTAGCTGGGGGCAGCAGTGATGCGGCAGCAGCTCTTCGCGGCTTAAATCGTTTGTGGAAATTAAACCTCACGTTAGATGAACTAGCTGATCTTGGAGCGGAGATCGGCTCAGATGTGTCTTTTTGTGTACACGGAGGCACAGCACTAGCGACAGGACGTGGAGAAAAGCTGAAGCATATTGCGACACCGCCGCATTGCTGGGTGATTTTAGCGAAGCCGGTGATTGGGGTATCTACAGCTGAAGTCTATAGACAATATGACGCAAGCAAAGTAGAACACCCAAATGTAAAGCGTATGATTGAAGCGATTGAAGCGAAAGATTATAAAGAGATGTGCGGCTCACTCGGCAACGTTCTAGAGTCTGTGACATTAAAGATGTACCCAGAAGTAGATATGATCAAAAGACAGATGAAGCGTTTCGGTGCTGACGCTGTTTTAATGAGTGGAAGCGGCCCTACAGTATTTGGCTTGATTCAATATGAATCGAAGGTACAAAGAATATATAACGGACTGAGAGGATTTTGTGATCAAGTATACGCTGTCCGCATGATCGGCGAACAAAATGCCCTTGATTAAATCCGTATATTAAGTTATATTTATCATAAATTATTCGGGTTCTGGGGGTAAGTTCATGAAGTTTCGTCGAAGCGGCAGATTGGTGGACTTAACAAATTATTTGTTAGCCCACCCGCACGTACTAGTACCGTTAACTTTTTTTGCAGAAAGATATCAATCTGCGAAGTCCTCCATTAGTGAAGACTTAACGATTATCAAACAGACCTTCGAACAGCAGGGAATAGGCACATTGCTTACTGTACCTGGTGCTGCTGGCGGAGTGAAATATATTCCAAAGATTCACCTAAAAGAAGCAGACGACGTAGTAAACGATATCGGAGAGGCTCTATCGACTCCTGAACGTGTACTTCCTGGCGGTTATTTATATTTAACCGATGTTTTAGGTAATCCATCAATTCTTGCGAAAATCGGTAAGCTGTTTGCGACCATCTTTGCAGACCGTGCGATTGATGTCGTCATGACCGTTGCGACAAAGGGTATTCCAATTGCCTATTCTGTTGCGGGTTATTTAAATGTGCCTGTTGTGATCGTTAGAAAAGATAATAAGGTAACCGAAGGATCAACTGTAAGTATTAACTACGCGTCAGGTTCGTCTAACCGAATTCAAACCATGTCACTTGCAAAGCGGAGTTTAGATAAAGGATCCAATGTCCTAATCATTGATGACTTTATGAAAGCGGGCGGAACCATTAACGGCATGATGAATTTGCTTGAGGAATTTAATGCAAATGTTGCAGGGATCGGTGTTCTTTTAGAAGATGAAGGCGTAAATGAACGTCTCGTTGATGAATATGTATCGCTTTTAAAGCTTTCAACCATTGATATGAAGCAGAAGATCATTGAGATCAATGAAGGTAATTTCCACGAGTTTTTTCATTCGAAAGCTTAAGCTTTGATCAAACATGTAGTTGAATGGGAGAGATTGATATGACAAAAGTTGTTCAAACCAAACATGCACCAGCAGCCATTGGACCTTACTCTCAAGGGATTATTGTCAATAACATGTTTTACAGCTCAGGGCAGATTCCATTAACGCCAGCTGGAGACTTTGTAAATGGAGATATTAAAGAACAAACACATCAAGTGTTCCGTAATCTTAAGGCCGTACTTGAAGCAGCAGGTGCTTCCTTTGAGACAGTCGTGAAAGCAACAGTTTTTATCAAAGATATGGAACAATTCGCAGAAGTAAATGAAGTGTACGGTGAGTATTTCCATACACATAAGCCAGCTCGTTCATGTGTGGAAGTAGCAAGACTTCCTAAGGATGCACTCGTAGAAATTGAAGTGATTGCATTAGTAAAGTAAACAGGCAGTCTCAACGAAAGCCGTTTGGTTTCATCATATGCAGGAAAAGACATCATCATGATGTCTTTTTTTCACGCAGAGAATGTAAGCATCGTCACCAAAATGACAAATAATGTATAAATATCCCGATATTTCAAAAAAAGTTTAAAAAAAGAGCAGGAGAATCACCACAATCGTTGAATACCTAAGTAATGCTTTTATATTGGGAAAAGGTGGTGAACTACTGTGGAAGTTACTGACGTAAGATTACGCCGCGTGAATACCGATGGTCGCATGAGGGCGATTGCATCCATCACGCTGGACCACGAATTTGTTGTTCATGATATTCGTGTGATTGATGGAAACAATGGGTTGTTTGTGGCAATGCCTAGCAAACGCACGCCTGATGGAGAGTTTCGCGATATTGCACACCCAATTAATTCAGGTACTCGGGGTAAAATCCAAGATGCTGTATTAAATGAATATCATCGCTTAGGCGAAGAGGAAGAAACAATTGAATATGAAGAAGCTGGAGCTTCTTAATCATATGTGAATCCAAAAAGACAGCTTTAAGAGAAAATGGAATGTTTTCTTTTAAATGCTGTCTTTTTTGCGTTTTTTCTCTTGTTTCTTATGTCTTTCAACCATTAGAAAATTATTGCACTTCCTCTTGTATCCTTGAAATCAGTCCTTATTTAGGATATATTTTTCTATGGATAATAGGGATATTGGAGGCCAATCAATGGATAAGCGGTTCGCAGTGATTTTAGCAGCGGGAAAAGGAACGAGAATGAAGTCAAAGCTATACAAAGTACTTCATCCAGTTTGCGGAAAGCCAATGGTCGAGCATGTGGCAGATGAAGCGTTAAAGCTTTCTTTAGCCAAGCTAGTGACGATCGTCGGTCATGGAGCAGAGAACGTCAAAGAGCAGCTTGGAGACAGAAGTGAGTATGCACTTCAAGAAGAACAGCTGGGAACAGCACATGCCGTCAAACAAGCAAAGTCGTTCCTTGCGCAGGAAAAGGGAACAACCATTGTCATTTGTGGTGATACGCCATTATTGACAGCGGAAACAATGGAAGCTATGTTGAGCGAGCATCAAAAACATCAAGCGAAAGTCACTATTTTAACAGCACATGCGGATGACCCGACAGGTTATGGTCGTATTATTCGTGACGAAACCGGTGCTGTCGTGAAAATTGTGGAGCATAAAGATGCGAATGATGCGGAACGTCAAGTGAATGAAATTAATACAGGGACCTATTGTTTTTCAAATGAAGATCTCTTCCGTGTGATTGAGCAAGTATCGAATGAAAATGCACAGGGTGAATACTATTTGCCAGACGTCATTGAAATTTTAAAGAATGAAGGGCAAACGGTTGCAGCATATCAAACACCGCATTTTGAAGAAACACTTGGAGTCAATGATCGTATCGCTCTATCACAAGCAGAGCAATTCATGAAGCGACGTATTAATCATCAGCATATGAAGAATGGTGTGACCTTGATTGATCCTGAGAACACGTATATTTCACCAGATGCTGTCATCGGTGAAGATACAATCATTTATCCTGGGACGGTCATCAAAGGGAATGTGAAAATCGGTGCAGACGCTACTATTGGGCCAAACACTGAAATTGTTGACAGCATCGTCGGAGATCGCACAGTGATTAAGCAATCTGTCGTCTGCGATAGTGAGGTTGGAGTCGATGTGACAATTGGGCCGTTTGCTCATATTCGCCCGTTGTCGAAAATTGGCGATGAAGTGAAGATCGGGAATTTTGTCGAAATCAAGAAAACGGTTTTCGGTGACCGCAGCAAAGCATCTCATCTAAGCTATATTGGAGATGCAGAGGTCGGAACTGATGTAAACCTTGGCTGTGGATCTATTACAGTCAACTATGATGGGAAGAACAAATTCTTAACGAAGATTGAAGATGGCGCTTTTATTGGCTGTAATTCAAATCTCGTGGCACCAGTCACTGTCGGAAAAGGGGCATATGTTGCAGCTGGTTCAACGGTTACAGAAGATGTACCGCAGGATGCATTGTCTATTGCTAGAGCAAGACAAGTCAATAAAGAAGATTATGTGAAAAATATTCATAAAAAATAATCCAAATACCCGGAGGTTTACCATGTCTAATCGTTATGCTGATGCGAATTTAAAGATATTCTCTTTGAATTCAAACCCTGAACTTGCTAAAGAAATTGCCGATCGTATCGGAGTTGATGTAGGAAAGAGCTCTGTTAAACGCTTTAGTGACGGTGAAGTCCAAATCAATATTGAAGAAAGTATTCGCGGCTGTGATTGTTATGTCATTCAATCAACTAGTGCGCCAGTCAATGAGCACATTATGGAACTGCTCATTATGGTGGATGCACTAAAACGCGCTTCTGCGAAAACGGTCAATATTGTGATCCCTTATTACGGATATGCACGTCAAGATCGTAAGGCAAAACCTCGTGAGCCAATCACTGCGAAGCTTTTTGCGAACTTGCTTGAAACAGCAGGTGCTACTCGTGTCATTGCACTTGATCTTCATGCGCCGCAGATCCAAGGTTTCTTTGATATTCCAATCGATAACTTAATGGCTGTGCCAATCTTAACAAACTATTTCGAACAGAAAAATTTGAATGATATCGTCGTTGTGTCTCCAGACCACGGTGGTGTGACACGTGCGCGTAAAATGGCAGACCGCCTGAAAGCGCCAATCGCTATTATCGACAAACGTCGTCCGAAGCCAAATGTTGCTGAAGTGATGAACATCATTGGTAACATTGAAGGCAAAACGGCGATTCTCATCGATGATATCATTGATACGGCTGGTACCATTACACTTGCTGCAAATGCACTTGTGGAAAATGGAGCGGCTGAAGTATATGCTTGCTGTACTCACCCAGTATTGTCTGGACCAGCAGTAGAACGTATCACAAATTCTAAAATAAAAGAATTGGTTGTGACAAACAGTATTCACTTAACAGATGACAAGAAAGTTGAAAAATTCATTCCGCTTTCAGTTGGGCCTTTGCTAGCAGAAGCCATCATCCGTGTACATGAAGAAGAATCTGTGAGCTACCTTTTTAGCTAATTTTCTGATTAAAAAAGGCCCTAGGCATCAGCTTGGGGTCTTTTTGCTGTCATCATTCAGAGCAAATAGGTTTAAAATGATTCACTTATGGGTAATTATGAGAGTAGTGACAAAAATGAAATAGGATGGTGCTGAATATGGCAACTTTAAAAGCAAATAAAAGAACTGATTTCAAACGTTCCACACTGCAAAAAATCCGTCATTCAGGACACGTTCCTGGTGTCATATACGGAAAAAATACAGACAACCTGGCTGTTTCACTAGACAGCATCGATTTATTAAAGACCTTACGTGATGAAGGAAAGAATACAATCATCACATTAGACGTGAACGGTGAAACAAAATCCGTGATGGTCACAGAATTACAAACAGATCCGCTGAAAAATGAGCTTGTCCATGCAGATTTCCAAGTGGTCGACTTACAGCGTGAAATTGAAGCAGATGTACCTGTCCAGCTGATTGGCGAATCTAAAGGGGTAAAAGATGGCGGTGTGCTTCAGCAGCCACTATTTGAACTATCCATTACAGCGAAACCAAAAGATATCCCGCAGCATATTGAAGCAGATATTACAAACTTAGAAGTAAATGATGTCCTAACAGTCGCTGATTTGTCTGTTCAGTCATCATATCAAGTGAATAACGATCCAGAAGAAGTCGTTGCATCCATTTTGCCGCCTCAGCAATCAGAGGTTCCTGAGCCAGATAGCGAAGACGAACCAAAAGAACCTGAGGCCATTAAAGAAAAGGATAACGATGGAGAATAACTGGTCATTTAGAGACGTAACCCTCCCGCGGTTGCGTCTTTTGTGCTAGAATGAAAAGAATTCATACGTTATTACATGGGGCAATCCTATTGGCTCATTTTTTAGGCGTGTGCTTTGTGACAAAGGAGGTTATTGGTTTCATGATTGCATTCGTTGGATTAGGTAATCCAGGAAAAGAATATGAAAAAACAAGACATAATGTCGGGTTTATGACAATAGATGAATTATCGAAAAAATGGGACATCCCCTTAAATCAATCAAAATTCCATGGACAATTTGGAACAGGGTTTGTTTCAGGGCAAAAGGTTCTACTTGTAAAGCCGCTTACATATATGAACTTATCAGGAGAATGCGTGCGTCCGCTAATGGATTACTATGATATTCCACTTGAACATTTGAAAGTCATCTATGATGATCTTGATTTGCCAACTGGGCGGATTCGTTTGCGTACAAAAGGAAGTGCAGGCGGGCATAATGGAATCAAATCGTTGATTCAGCATTTAGGGTCACCTGAGTTTGACCGATTCCGTATCGGCATTGGACGTCCTCAAAATGGCATGAAGGTCGTCGATTACGTGCTAGGACGCTTTTCTGAAGAGGAGCAGCCTGACATTGCATCAGCCATTCAGGCGTCTGTCGAAGCTTGCGAGGCGGCTTTAACAAAGCCATTTTTAGAAGTGATGAATGATTTTAACAAGAAGGTATAAGAATGATAAGCAAAGCACATACTGATTATAAAATCTCAGCATGGGAGGATCACGTATGGCTTTGCATTATTACTGCCGGCATTGTGGTGTAAAGGTTGGCAGTCTAGATGAATCCGCTGTTCAAAGTGAAGCACTTGGATTTCATCACTTAACAAATGAGGAAAGAAACGATATGATTTCTTATAGGGAAAATGGTGATCTACATGTACAAACCATTTGTGAGGATTGCCAAGAGGCGCTCGAAAGAAATCCTGATTACCATCAGTATCATACCTTTATTCAATAAAAAGCTTTGGTGTAGATAATAGACCAAAGCGTTTTTCTGTTTTAAACAAGCAGGGAGGAGGAGCCAAATGAAAAATATACAATCATTTATCAAACAAAGTGATGATTTTCAGTCCATTTTTAATGGGCTAAAGGAAGGGTTAAAAGAACAGCTGCTCGCCGGACTATCAGGCTCCGTCAGATCTTTATTTACAGCCGCTATATCAGACGAACTTAAGCGGCCGATGTTTATTGTGACTCACAACTTGTATCAAGCGCAGAAGGTAACAGATGATCTTGCCAGTGTGATTTCAGATCGCTCGGTCCTTCTTTATCCTGTTAATGAACTCATTGCTTCAGAAATTGCCGTTGCCAGCCCTGAGCTCAGAGCACAGCGTCTAGATGTTCTGAACCGGCTGG is drawn from Bacillus pumilus and contains these coding sequences:
- the ridA gene encoding 2-iminobutanoate/2-iminopropanoate deaminase, with protein sequence MTKVVQTKHAPAAIGPYSQGIIVNNMFYSSGQIPLTPAGDFVNGDIKEQTHQVFRNLKAVLEAAGASFETVVKATVFIKDMEQFAEVNEVYGEYFHTHKPARSCVEVARLPKDALVEIEVIALVK
- the spoVG gene encoding septation regulator SpoVG, with product MEVTDVRLRRVNTDGRMRAIASITLDHEFVVHDIRVIDGNNGLFVAMPSKRTPDGEFRDIAHPINSGTRGKIQDAVLNEYHRLGEEEETIEYEEAGAS
- a CDS encoding small, acid-soluble spore protein, alpha/beta type; the protein is MGRRRGIMSDEFKYELAKDLGFYDTVKNGGWGEIRARDAGNMVKRAIELAQQHMAQDENQR
- the rsmA gene encoding 16S rRNA (adenine(1518)-N(6)/adenine(1519)-N(6))-dimethyltransferase RsmA, whose protein sequence is MNKDIATPIRTKEILKKYGFSFKKSLGQNFLIDTNILDRIVDHAEVTDETGVIEIGPGIGALTEQLAKRAKKVTAFEIDQRLLPILNDTLSPYDNVTIIHQDVLKADVRKVIEENFADCKEVMVVANLPYYVTTPIIMKLLEENLPLKGIVVMLQKEVADRMAAVPSSKEYNSLSIAVQYYTEAKTVMVVPKTVFVPQPNVDSAVIKLTVRETPAVSVENDVFFFQLIRASFGQRRKTLMNNLMNNLPDGKKHKAIIEEALQTADIDGKRRGESLSIEEFARLSNVLQKALS
- a CDS encoding ribose-phosphate diphosphokinase is translated as MSNRYADANLKIFSLNSNPELAKEIADRIGVDVGKSSVKRFSDGEVQINIEESIRGCDCYVIQSTSAPVNEHIMELLIMVDALKRASAKTVNIVIPYYGYARQDRKAKPREPITAKLFANLLETAGATRVIALDLHAPQIQGFFDIPIDNLMAVPILTNYFEQKNLNDIVVVSPDHGGVTRARKMADRLKAPIAIIDKRRPKPNVAEVMNIIGNIEGKTAILIDDIIDTAGTITLAANALVENGAAEVYACCTHPVLSGPAVERITNSKIKELVVTNSIHLTDDKKVEKFIPLSVGPLLAEAIIRVHEEESVSYLFS
- the ispE gene encoding 4-(cytidine 5'-diphospho)-2-C-methyl-D-erythritol kinase; protein product: MRILEKAPAKINLSLDVHGKRPDGYHEVEMVMTTIDLADRLELTELDKDEIRVSSHNRFVPDDQRNLAYQAAKLLKTRFGIQKGVSIVITKAIPVAAGLAGGSSDAAAALRGLNRLWKLNLTLDELADLGAEIGSDVSFCVHGGTALATGRGEKLKHIATPPHCWVILAKPVIGVSTAEVYRQYDASKVEHPNVKRMIEAIEAKDYKEMCGSLGNVLESVTLKMYPEVDMIKRQMKRFGADAVLMSGSGPTVFGLIQYESKVQRIYNGLRGFCDQVYAVRMIGEQNALD
- the veg gene encoding biofilm formation stimulator Veg, whose protein sequence is MAKTLSDIKRSLDGNLGKRLTLKANGGRRKTIERSGILAETYPSVFVIQLDQDENSFERVSYSYADILTETVELTFDDTASSVAY
- the glmU gene encoding bifunctional UDP-N-acetylglucosamine diphosphorylase/glucosamine-1-phosphate N-acetyltransferase GlmU encodes the protein MDKRFAVILAAGKGTRMKSKLYKVLHPVCGKPMVEHVADEALKLSLAKLVTIVGHGAENVKEQLGDRSEYALQEEQLGTAHAVKQAKSFLAQEKGTTIVICGDTPLLTAETMEAMLSEHQKHQAKVTILTAHADDPTGYGRIIRDETGAVVKIVEHKDANDAERQVNEINTGTYCFSNEDLFRVIEQVSNENAQGEYYLPDVIEILKNEGQTVAAYQTPHFEETLGVNDRIALSQAEQFMKRRINHQHMKNGVTLIDPENTYISPDAVIGEDTIIYPGTVIKGNVKIGADATIGPNTEIVDSIVGDRTVIKQSVVCDSEVGVDVTIGPFAHIRPLSKIGDEVKIGNFVEIKKTVFGDRSKASHLSYIGDAEVGTDVNLGCGSITVNYDGKNKFLTKIEDGAFIGCNSNLVAPVTVGKGAYVAAGSTVTEDVPQDALSIARARQVNKEDYVKNIHKK
- the yabG gene encoding sporulation peptidase YabG, with the protein product MQFQIGDMVTRASYQMDIMFRIIRIDETDQHEATAILHGNEVRLIADAKVSDLVKIQKEEQLTREKDDERKINESLDLLRQDYQLLREKQEYYTSGQYQHQEQYFHMPGKVLHLDGDASYLKKCLDVYERIGVPVYGVHCHEKKMPSMIDSLIDQYRPDILVITGHDAYSKQKGGVHDIGAYRHSRHFVETVQKARRKIPHLDQLVIFAGACQSHFESLIQAGANFASSPSRVNIHALDPVYIVAKISFTPFVDRINVWDVLRNTLTREKGLGGIETKGVLRVGMPYKRDHEST
- a CDS encoding anti-sigma-F factor Fin family protein; protein product: MALHYYCRHCGVKVGSLDESAVQSEALGFHHLTNEERNDMISYRENGDLHVQTICEDCQEALERNPDYHQYHTFIQ
- a CDS encoding 50S ribosomal protein L25/general stress protein Ctc; protein product: MATLKANKRTDFKRSTLQKIRHSGHVPGVIYGKNTDNLAVSLDSIDLLKTLRDEGKNTIITLDVNGETKSVMVTELQTDPLKNELVHADFQVVDLQREIEADVPVQLIGESKGVKDGGVLQQPLFELSITAKPKDIPQHIEADITNLEVNDVLTVADLSVQSSYQVNNDPEEVVASILPPQQSEVPEPDSEDEPKEPEAIKEKDNDGE
- the pth gene encoding aminoacyl-tRNA hydrolase, which gives rise to MIAFVGLGNPGKEYEKTRHNVGFMTIDELSKKWDIPLNQSKFHGQFGTGFVSGQKVLLVKPLTYMNLSGECVRPLMDYYDIPLEHLKVIYDDLDLPTGRIRLRTKGSAGGHNGIKSLIQHLGSPEFDRFRIGIGRPQNGMKVVDYVLGRFSEEEQPDIASAIQASVEACEAALTKPFLEVMNDFNKKV
- the purR gene encoding pur operon repressor translates to MKFRRSGRLVDLTNYLLAHPHVLVPLTFFAERYQSAKSSISEDLTIIKQTFEQQGIGTLLTVPGAAGGVKYIPKIHLKEADDVVNDIGEALSTPERVLPGGYLYLTDVLGNPSILAKIGKLFATIFADRAIDVVMTVATKGIPIAYSVAGYLNVPVVIVRKDNKVTEGSTVSINYASGSSNRIQTMSLAKRSLDKGSNVLIIDDFMKAGGTINGMMNLLEEFNANVAGIGVLLEDEGVNERLVDEYVSLLKLSTIDMKQKIIEINEGNFHEFFHSKA